GAACTACCGGTGAATCCCTTACAGGTTCTATTTCTAAAACCTATGTAGTAGCAGGTATTAATACCTATACTGTGACCATAACCGCTACTGGTTATGATGGGTCAACAAAGACTGAGACGGTACAAGTAACTATAGATATTCCTGTTACAAATTCAGACCTTGTAAATTTAATAACAGGTGGGAATTCAAAAACTTGGTTCTTGGCGGCTGCACAACCTGGTCACTTAGGACTAGGTCCGGCAAGAGAAGGTATTGACGGGGATTGGTGGTATCCTAAATGGTATTCTGCACAGGCTTTTGAAAAATGCGGAAGTGAAATCTCAGATTGCTTTTGTGATGATGAGTTAACTTTCTCCGTTGATAGTAGTGGTGATGTTACTTATGTATTGGATAATAAAGGACAAACATTTTTTAATGTAGGACATAAAGCAGTTGTTGGCGGTACCGCTGATGAAGATTTTTGTTATGATTATGATACATCTGGAGAAAAGGAAGTTACTTTTTCGGCCGTAGAAGGTAATGTTCCTGAAGCTGAAACTACGGGTATGCAAATGGAATTTTCTGATGGTGGATTTATGAGTTATTACGTAGGTTCGTCTACCTACGAGATTTTGTCCATAAGTGATAATTTATTGTATGTTAGAACATATGATACTATGAATCCTGATTTAGCTTGGTATATAAGATTTACTTCTGCGCCAGCAATAGGTGGTGGCGATGAAAGTTTAGAGACTATATATACAAATTTAGTTTGGTCAGATGAGTTTGATATTGACGGAGCTCCTAATCCTTTAAATTGGACTTATGATTTAGGCGCAGGTGGCTGGGGTAACTCAGAAGCACAAACCTATACAAGTGAATCTGAAAATGTTAAAGTTGAAGATGGCGTATTGAAGATAACGGCTATCGCTGGTGTTGGCGAAGCTGCTGTTCATTATTTTGATGATGTAACTTTAATAGCATCAGGTGGCGCAACTGAATCATTAGAAAATTTCGAAGGTACAGCTCCAGTATTTACAGGTTTCGGAGGTACAGAAACAGTCGTTGTGGATAATCCAAATACAATAGGGGACAATACTTCTGCAAAAGTAGCAGAGTCCACCAAAGGATTAGGTGCTGAAACCTGGGCGGGGTCTTTCTTTGACTTAGCAACGCCAATTGATTTGGTAGCGTTTCCAAGTATTAGCATAAAGACATGGTCACCAGCTGTAGGTGCTAATGTTATACTTAAATTAGAAAATCAGGCTAACGCCGATGAGAATGTAGAATTTAGTGTAACTACCGCGACCGCTAATGAGTGGGAGATATTAACTTTTGATTTTAGCGCAGCTCCTGCTGGAACATATGACAGGGTTGTAGTATTCTTTGATTTTGGTGTTTCGCCTTCTGGAGGAATTACTTCTGCTAGAATTAAATCTGAAAATCTTTTTGAATTCACATATGGTAGAGTTGAAATAAGAGCTAAACTACCTTCTGCAGGAGGGTCCTGGCCGGCACTTTGGGCATTGGGCGCAAATTTTGATGAGGTAAGTTGGCCAGCCTGTGGAGAAATAGATATTATGGAACATGTTGGAAATAATAGTA
The genomic region above belongs to Maribacter hydrothermalis and contains:
- a CDS encoding family 16 glycosylhydrolase; amino-acid sequence: MKSLMFILVAFFMVFTSCEEDDSFNSGPLSNLTVSSVVSTNGSGIVSFKSSASGAKSYSYDFGDGTTGESLTGSISKTYVVAGINTYTVTITATGYDGSTKTETVQVTIDIPVTNSDLVNLITGGNSKTWFLAAAQPGHLGLGPAREGIDGDWWYPKWYSAQAFEKCGSEISDCFCDDELTFSVDSSGDVTYVLDNKGQTFFNVGHKAVVGGTADEDFCYDYDTSGEKEVTFSAVEGNVPEAETTGMQMEFSDGGFMSYYVGSSTYEILSISDNLLYVRTYDTMNPDLAWYIRFTSAPAIGGGDESLETIYTNLVWSDEFDIDGAPNPLNWTYDLGAGGWGNSEAQTYTSESENVKVEDGVLKITAIAGVGEAAVHYFDDVTLIASGGATESLENFEGTAPVFTGFGGTETVVVDNPNTIGDNTSAKVAESTKGLGAETWAGSFFDLATPIDLVAFPSISIKTWSPAVGANVILKLENQANADENVEFSVTTATANEWEILTFDFSAAPAGTYDRVVVFFDFGVSPSGGITSARIKSENLFEFTYGRVEIRAKLPSAGGSWPALWALGANFDEVSWPACGEIDIMEHVGNNSNTISSALHYPGNFGGSAVVGSTLVPTATSEFHNYTVEWTADSIKFVVDGELVHNSLVNSSSTPFNSDFFLIMNVAMGGNLGGTIDPAFTQDTMEVDYVRVYQ